The DNA sequence GACTACGAAAAGACACTCCAGGCCGATATTGCAAATCCCCTTTCGTTGACAAAATACAAAGAAGCCACCCCTGTAAATACCGGCGACCCCCTTCCAAAAGGCACAAATGCAGTAATTATGGTAGAAGATGTTGAGGATTCGGATTCCTTTATTGTCATACGGAAACCGGTCTACCTGTGGCAGAATGTCCGCATGATCGGTGAGGACATCATTGAAGGAGATATGTTAATCCCCGTAAACCATACAATTGGTGTTTTCGATATTGGCATGCTTATTTCAGGAGGCATATCACATATCCATGTGAGAAAAAAACCTAAAATCGTCATAATACCAACCGGCAAGGAATTGATCGACCCCTATAATCCCCCCGGCCCTCCCTCAAAATCGGGGGGATTAATAGACTTCAACTCCTATACGCTCCTGAACCTCGCAGAAGATACAGGGTTTGAAGGCACCATCTCCGAAATAGCATACACAAAAGAAGATTTACAGCGAAGTATCAAAAATGCCATCGATGAGTTCGATGTGATGCTGATAAATGCCGGTTCCAGCGCCGGGAGAGAAGACTATACCGAAGAAACTATAAAAGAACTGGGAACACTTGTATTCCACGGTATTTCCATGATGCCCGGCAAGCCTGCCATGTTCGGCATCGTTAAGGGCAAACCTGTATTTGGAATTCCGGGGTATCCCGTGTCTGCCTCATTAACGTTCAGCACCTTCGTAAAGCCACTCTGCGACAAGATGACAGGCTCATCGTCGAATAAAGCTTACATAAACTGCATTACCCCCTATAAAATCCCGTCACGTCTTGGAATAGAAGAAATCATCAGGGTTAATCTTATTGAAAATCAGGGGGTTTATTATGCTATCCCGTTACCCAGAGGGGCGAGCATTTTTTCATCAATGGCACGGGCTGATGGGCTTGTACGGATACCCGAAGATGTGGAAGGCTTTAGCGAAGGCGAAGCAATCCCCTGCGAACTTCTTACGAATAAAGGAGCATTAAAGCGGAGAATCCACATTATCGGCAGCCATGATCTTTCCCTGGATGTCTTGAGAGATATGATAAAAGCTCATCATCCAGGCATTGACATAATCTCAACCCACACAGGAAGCTTGAGCGGAATCGTAGCCATGTCAAAAAACGTCGCGTATGTATGCACCACACATGTTCTTGATGAAAAAGAAAAGACGTACAATATCCCTGCAATTCAAAAGTATCTCCCCGATAAGCCTTGTATGCTTATACATATTGCAAAAAGGCTCCAGGGACTTCTTGTTCGTAAAGAAAATCCGAGGGGCATAAGGGGAATCCGTGATTTATCAAGGCCGGACGTAAAATTTATTAACAGGCAATCCGGCTCCGGCACAAGGATACTTTTCGATTCATTGCTCAAAGAGAGCGGCATTGAAAAACATCAAATCAATGGTTATGATAAAGAAGAATCAACCCACACTGCCATAGGAATCCTTGTAAGAGAATCCATTGCGGATACCGGCATTGCCATTTACTCAATGGCAAAGGTGTTTTCTCTTGATTTTATTCCCCTCGCAGAAGAAGACTACGATCTTCTTGTCAGCAAAGAATTTACTGAAGACAGAAGGTTCAATCTCCTTATGGATTTGATAAATTCCGATGAATTCAAGCAGAGACTTGAGCAGTTGGGTGGATATAATACGAAAGAGACGGGGAAAATAAAATATGAACAATAATGGCAGAGGGCAAAGAGCTGAGAGCAGAGGGTTTCAAAACTCTACGATCTACGCTCTACGCTAAAAAGCTAATCGCCACGAGGCCTTACATGCTGATTGATAATTTCAACAGGATCATTAATTATATCAGAGTCTCCGTTACTGACCGGTGTAATCTGAGATGCAAATACTGCGTGGATGGAGCATTTCCATTTATACCTCATTCGGAGATACTGTCATATGAGGAGATTATCAGGTTTGTAAGAATAAGCGCTCAACTCGGCGTAAGCAAAGTCCGTTTGACCGGCGGGGAACCTCTCGCAAGAAAGGGAATTTCCTATCTCCTGAAAGAGTTAAACAGCATTGAGGGTATTGACGACATAAGCCTCACAACCAATGCAGTGTTTCTCGGAGAAAAAATCCTTGAATTAAAAGATGCAGGCCTAAAAAGGGTAAATATAAGCCTCGACACCTTGAAAAAAGAAAGATTTGCATTTATAACAGGGGTCGATGCCTTTGATGATGTACTCATGAGCATCGAAAAGTCCATCTATGCCGGCATGAATCCCATTAAGATTAATACGGTTATCATTAAGGGCTTTAACGATGATGAGATCCTGGACTTTGCAAGGCTCGCCGAGAAATGGGGTCAGCACGTAAGATTTATTGAATTCATGCCCTTTGGTAACTTCGACCTCTGGGATGCTGCCACAATCGTCTCCTCACGGGAGATTGAAGAAATTCTCAGGACCCGATACACCCTCGAACCGTCTGCGAGCAACGACAGGGGACCAGCCAGGATGTTCGACATTAAAGGCAGTGAAGGAAAAATAGGTTTCATAAGCCCTGTCTCCACACATATCTGCAGTGAATGCAACCGGATACGGCTCACTTCCGGGGGCAAGCTCCGGCCCTGCCTTTTTTCCGACGTGGAATACGATGTAAAGAAACTCCTGAGAAGCAGCGCCAGCGATGAAGAGATTAAGGCCTTCATCAGGGAAACCGTCAAGGTAAAGCCTGAAAGAAAGGGCGAGATGGGGCAGATAAGAAAATGTCAGCGCAGCCTGCGGAACATCGGAGGATAATTAAGGGAAAGTGTTGAGTCCGTCGGCAGAGCGTATGCGAATATCGTGCTGCGGGAAGGCGATCTCAATGTTGTGTTCTCTGAAAATTGTGTCGATTTCAAAACGAATTGCTGAAGTAACCTTGTCTCTCTGCTGAATCAGGTTCTTAATCCAGAATCTCAAATGAAAAACAAGTGCGCTTTCGCCAAAATCATAAAACAGTACATAGGGGGGCGGTTCCCGTAAAACCTGCGGATGTGCAAGGGCGCACTCGATGAGGAGTGTTCTCACACGATCCGTATGCGAACCGTATGCGACACCGACAATAATTTCTGCACGCCCTTTCGGGTCCTTGTATGTCCAGTTTGCAATCTTTTTATAGGCAAGATCGGAGTTGGGTATAAAAATCGTGGAATCTTCATTCGTCTGCACTATAGTATTGCGGATGTTTATATTCATCACCGTTCCCCGGACATCTTCAATCTGAATCTCATCTCCGGGATGAATAGAACGGCTAAAGAGGAGTATGAGGCCACTGAAAAAATTCTTTATCATATCCTGAAGACCGAAACCAACTCCGATAGACAGGCCACCGGCAATAAGGGCAATGTGTTCAAGCTTCACCCCCAGAAGGTTCAGGGAGAAAAGAATATAGAGACACCAGACGATATAGGCCAGGATGGCTTGAATCGATTTGATGGTTCCCATCTGGATCTCTTCACGTCGTCTGCTGATGGCATCCAAAGCCCTGTACAGAAGGGCCGTGATCGAGCGGACTACAAAGAATACTGCCACAATGATAATGACCATAGAAAGATTGAGAGCGAATAATCCGAAATTGATTCGCCACTGAATGATGCTGTTGAGCAACGGCATACCGCCTATGAACATGCATATCCAGGCAACAGAACCGGAAAAACTTCCAAGGAGAACAAGCGGAAGGACAATACCGTTTACGATGTTGTTTGCAACAAACCTTTCTTTGCCGGTCCGGTTCAAGTGCTCCATGATAAGGATAATGTTGGAGCCGAATTCAATATTAAGAAGCAACAGGAACCATATTGCCGTAATGAGGGTGGACAAGTTTCCCCATTTTGATAATGATATGCATGAAAGGGTCAGTAAGAGCCACAACGATATTGTCCCGAATTTTTTCTCAAACTCACCGCGGAATCCCTTTCGTATGCGAAAAAGGTAGAGCGCGCACCCGATGAGCATAAGAGCCACAATAGGGGCAAACATTGCCGACGGGAAATGGTTTGTCATTGACACGATCGAGGCAGTAAACACGCACCAGAGGGGCCAAAGAATATTATGCTTTGAGGGGGCTTCATGTGTCGGCAATAACATGCGCATACGCCATGCGAGCGAAACAATCCCGCCCGCAAGTAATGTTTCCAAGGGAAAACGGTAAATACCAAACTGGACTAACCCGCAAGTTCTAATCATTACATAGAGGGGCAACCCGAAGCCCAACCAGATGAATGAAGGGAAAAGATGTCTCCTCAGGGCAACAAGAGGGAATCTCCTCTGAATCCTTCCCAGAAAGAAGAAGGAAACAGCTATCATTGCGACACCTACGGCAAGGGTTATTATAAGGTTATTCCGAAAGACTCCCCAGTTTTCCTTGAGTGGAATCTGCCAGTAGGGGACAAAGCGGATCCATGTTTGCATGTTTCTATAGGCGCTATTCCAGCCTTCAACAGAAAAATAGTATACCGGCAAAGGTCGCAAGAAAAATGTCTTCCATAATTTAAAAATGTCTTTTTCAATCTCTGATTTCTTGTTATCAAGCCTTACAAGGAGTCCCTCTACTGAGTTCGGGAGAATTGCGATAAGCTGTCGTGCCGCGGCAGCAAGATCTAACACATGCCTGAGTTCATTAATGTATTCCCTGAGTACAGCCTTCTTTTCTTTTAGCAGCC is a window from the Pseudomonadota bacterium genome containing:
- the moaA gene encoding GTP 3',8-cyclase MoaA, whose translation is MAEGKELRAEGFKTLRSTLYAKKLIATRPYMLIDNFNRIINYIRVSVTDRCNLRCKYCVDGAFPFIPHSEILSYEEIIRFVRISAQLGVSKVRLTGGEPLARKGISYLLKELNSIEGIDDISLTTNAVFLGEKILELKDAGLKRVNISLDTLKKERFAFITGVDAFDDVLMSIEKSIYAGMNPIKINTVIIKGFNDDEILDFARLAEKWGQHVRFIEFMPFGNFDLWDAATIVSSREIEEILRTRYTLEPSASNDRGPARMFDIKGSEGKIGFISPVSTHICSECNRIRLTSGGKLRPCLFSDVEYDVKKLLRSSASDEEIKAFIRETVKVKPERKGEMGQIRKCQRSLRNIGG
- a CDS encoding molybdopterin biosynthesis protein produces the protein MKRYLKTIRSKEAVEKMLEHIKPLEGEEYLPTYKCRDRISSRPVYAQISNPPFMCTAMDGYATDYEKTLQADIANPLSLTKYKEATPVNTGDPLPKGTNAVIMVEDVEDSDSFIVIRKPVYLWQNVRMIGEDIIEGDMLIPVNHTIGVFDIGMLISGGISHIHVRKKPKIVIIPTGKELIDPYNPPGPPSKSGGLIDFNSYTLLNLAEDTGFEGTISEIAYTKEDLQRSIKNAIDEFDVMLINAGSSAGREDYTEETIKELGTLVFHGISMMPGKPAMFGIVKGKPVFGIPGYPVSASLTFSTFVKPLCDKMTGSSSNKAYINCITPYKIPSRLGIEEIIRVNLIENQGVYYAIPLPRGASIFSSMARADGLVRIPEDVEGFSEGEAIPCELLTNKGALKRRIHIIGSHDLSLDVLRDMIKAHHPGIDIISTHTGSLSGIVAMSKNVAYVCTTHVLDEKEKTYNIPAIQKYLPDKPCMLIHIAKRLQGLLVRKENPRGIRGIRDLSRPDVKFINRQSGSGTRILFDSLLKESGIEKHQINGYDKEESTHTAIGILVRESIADTGIAIYSMAKVFSLDFIPLAEEDYDLLVSKEFTEDRRFNLLMDLINSDEFKQRLEQLGGYNTKETGKIKYEQ
- a CDS encoding mechanosensitive ion channel, with the protein product MKIIRFLSLSLLFLTLLLLSPLAWGEDKTLSWIEMIKKEEALILNAKEDIEKYISEQPDRIQKVREKMGDLNQQLRKLIIIYNIEELNPIELRDKLEQIEYLRNECREILGPLNDEMESLKTFERSIQAHLQEYEQLSEEGLLKEKKAVLREYINELRHVLDLAAAARQLIAILPNSVEGLLVRLDNKKSEIEKDIFKLWKTFFLRPLPVYYFSVEGWNSAYRNMQTWIRFVPYWQIPLKENWGVFRNNLIITLAVGVAMIAVSFFFLGRIQRRFPLVALRRHLFPSFIWLGFGLPLYVMIRTCGLVQFGIYRFPLETLLAGGIVSLAWRMRMLLPTHEAPSKHNILWPLWCVFTASIVSMTNHFPSAMFAPIVALMLIGCALYLFRIRKGFRGEFEKKFGTISLWLLLTLSCISLSKWGNLSTLITAIWFLLLLNIEFGSNIILIMEHLNRTGKERFVANNIVNGIVLPLVLLGSFSGSVAWICMFIGGMPLLNSIIQWRINFGLFALNLSMVIIIVAVFFVVRSITALLYRALDAISRRREEIQMGTIKSIQAILAYIVWCLYILFSLNLLGVKLEHIALIAGGLSIGVGFGLQDMIKNFFSGLILLFSRSIHPGDEIQIEDVRGTVMNINIRNTIVQTNEDSTIFIPNSDLAYKKIANWTYKDPKGRAEIIVGVAYGSHTDRVRTLLIECALAHPQVLREPPPYVLFYDFGESALVFHLRFWIKNLIQQRDKVTSAIRFEIDTIFREHNIEIAFPQHDIRIRSADGLNTFP